The Clostridia bacterium DNA segment ATGCTTATCGAGTTGCCATCCAAAATTTGGATACCATCTATTCCCTCAGTGGCTCCACTTAAATATTTGTCCAAGCCCTTCAAGCCCTCGAGCAATCGAATCAGTTTAGGCGAATTGCTATTTGCCATCCGTATGGCTCGTTCAATACTATATTTGACATCCTCTGCACCAACCCTTCTGCCACTATGAAATACCTTGAATGGGTTCAGATCTATCGTCAGGATAGATTGTTCTTCTTTTACCTGTTCAATCAGATCACTCGCAACGACACTGCCTCCAGCATCTTCAAATAATGATTGGTATAGAAGTGTGCAAACCATACGCTCAGCAAAGGATTCTTGTCTTGTAGGATCAAGGGTACTCGGCTCATCTTGGATAACCAAGGTGACCATACTTTCTTCGGTAACCAAACCAGTAATTTGCACAGTAGGGTCTGGCGTCTGTTCAAAGGTTCGTTGAATTAAGTAAACAGAAAGAAAGGTCACGACTAATATGCTCGTTGCTATTAAAAGATATTTTCTTAAAAGAGATTGTCTTGCCATCTTGCTCCCCTTGATCTAAATAAAAATCAGTCCTTGACCCGTTATATGATCCTTTTTAAACGAGACGTCTCCGTCAAACCCGGAATACGACCACGTTTGGCGATTGGTTTGCCATCCACCACTTTCAAATCCATCGTCATGTCTATTGCCGAAGCACCTGAAATATAGCTACCTACACCAAACGCATCCGCACCAGCTTCTTTCAATAGCTCAATTCGCTCTGGAGTAAGCCCTCCAGATACAAATATCTGCACATTCTGGTGTCCACTCATATCCAGTCTTGCACGTATCTCACGGACAAGTCCTTGTGTAACTCCACCTCGTTCACTCGGAGTATCCAATCTAATGCCTTTTAAACGTTCACCAAAATAATCTGCTATTCGGAGTGTTTCAACTGCCTCATCCTGGAAGGTATCTACTAGGACTAGCCTTGGTTCATTCTCTGGCATATATTTGTCATAACCAATTGCTCCCTCTAGGGTATCGCCCAAAACCAAAAAAATGGCATGTGGAACAGTTCCTACCGGTTCAAGATTCTGTAGTTTAGCAGCCACTATGCAGCTTGCACCCGATGCCCCTCCAATAAGAGCAGCGCGCTCCATTACCGGTGCAACAGCAGGATGTACGTGTCGAGCACCAAAAGAATATACTGGTTTACCGGCAGCTGCTTCCACAATCTCAGCCGTTGCAGTAGCCCAACCACTGGAGCTGGCAAGCATACCAAGAATAACGGTTTCAAACATACCGAATTCATCATATGGTCCTTCTATTCTTAGCACGACCTCTTTTTCATAAAACACAGATCCCTCAGGCAGAGCATGAACTTTAACCTTCTTATCTTTCAACAGATTTTCTACTTCGCCGATACCGGCAAACATACCCGTTTTTCTAGCAAATACTTCAGCCACTACATTCGTCTGTCCCTTACCCATCTCATTCAGGATTTCCCTTGTTTTAACAAAGTAAACATCCGTTGTATAGCCATCCAATATTTCTTCGTGGGTTGCGGAGTAGAACAGTCGTTCCTCATCGACATGAAAAGCACCAACCTGATCTAATTTCTTTAATTCTGCCATAGTTTATTCCTCACATTCTTAAACTTAATTTTACCTCAACCGGTGATAATTTTTAATATATTTTGCCTAAAACTTGCTTATCCCATACCTCATCAAGATATTTTTGCACCATTTGCTTGCTTCCATTCGTATCAATTACTAAATCAGCATAGGAAAGCTTTTCTTCACTACTCATCTGAGAGGACAGTCTCTTTTCAATTTCTTTATCACTGAGGCCATCTCGTTTCTTAATTCTGTCTGCTTGCGTGCTTTTGCTACAGTCTGTAACCCATACCTTGTCCACACGTTTATGCAATCCAGCCTCAATTAAAAGTGGGGCATCAATAACGATTACCGTTTCCTTCCCCTGCTTTTCTATGATTGTATTCATCCGGTTTATGATACGTGGATGGATAAATTTCTCTAATTGCTCTCGTTTGGGGGCATCTCCAAAAACAATTTTTCCCAACACTTTTCGGTCAATTTCCTTGTTTTGATTTAAAATTTCTTTTCCAAAAAATGCGACTATATCCTCATAGGCAGGCCTGCCGGGGGCAACTACTTCTCTAGCCAATTGATCTGCATCAATTATTAGGGCACCTTTTGACCGCAAAAAACGAGCTACTGTGGTTTTCCCGGTTCCCATATTCCCTGTAAGTCCAATAATCATAAGCACCTACTTCTGGCAGTGACGGCAGTAGGTCGTCGTCCTGCCTGCTATTTTGCAAGAGCTGAGCGGGGTTCCACAAATAACACAAGGCACGTTTTCCTTGCCATATACCTTATGGCTTTCCTGGAATCCGCCTTTCTGCCCTCTCGCATTGATATAGTCATTTATGCTTGAGCCACCTTCCGCAATTGCCTGCCTTAAAACAGACAAAATAGAATCATATAGCTTTCTTTTCTCTTTTTTTGTAAGAGTCGAAATATCCCGGCCAGGGTAGATGCCTGCTGCAAAAAGCGATTCGTCGGCATAAATATTCCCAATACCAGCGATAAAGCTTTGATCTAGTAACCAGCGTTTTATAGCACCACTTCTTTTCTTTTCAAACAAAGCAAGAAAATCATTCGGCCCGAAGGAAGGGTCCAATGGTTCTGGGCCCATCTTGCGTAATCCGGGTAAACAGGATATATCATGGTTGTCTAAAAGATGGATCCCGCCAAACCGGCGCACATCGGTAAATCGCATCTCTTCCCCTCCTGACAGTTTCCAGATCACATGGGTGTGCTTTTTCATCGCTGTGCCTTCATTGCTAAGATACAGCTGCCCAGTCATGCCCAAATGCACTATCAGCATATGGCCTGTAGATAGGCTTCCCAATAAATACTTGCCTCTTCTTGCAAATCCCTCTATTACATTATTTTGCATTACCTGCTCAAAGTAGCTTGCATCTGTATTCTTGATAACACTAGCTCGCAACACCTTACAGTCCAAGATTTCTTTGTTTCTAAGTGAGCCGTCTAGCTCACGTCTAATGTTCTCGACCTCTGGCAATTCGGGCATTTAGATTCCCTCCATGTCGTACCATGTTGTACCGCTCTTCATATCCACCTTCAAAGGCACCGAAAGTTTGTACGCATCTTCCATACATCGACGCAACAAATCTGTTGCGGCCTCTAACTCTTCTTTGGGTAACTCTAAGATGATTTCATCATGTACTTGAAGGATCATTCTAGCTTTTAATTTTTCTTTTTTCAAAGCCTCATCCACCTTCAGCATAGCAATCTTTATAATATCTGCCGCTGAACCTTGTACCGGGGTATTCATCGCCATCCGCTCAGCACCACTTCTAGCATTGAAATTGCTGCTATTTATATTTCGTATTCTTCTCTTTCTGTTGAGCATCGTTCTTACTTCACCAGAAGCTTTGGCTTCCGCAATGGTCTCATCAATGAATCTCTTAACCCCAGGATAGCGTTCAAAATAGGTCTCTATATATTCCTTGGCTTCATAAACAGGAATGTTCAAGTCACGGGCCAGGCCAAAATCACTAATCCCATATACGATTCCAAAGTTCACAGCCTTGGCTTTGCGTCTCATGGCTTTATTAACCATTTCCATAGGAATATCAAACACTTCACTGGCCGTTGCAGTATGGATATCCTTGTCCTCAATATAGGCTTGCGTCATTTTCTCATCTTTAGACAAATGTGCCAATACCCTAAGCTCAATTTGGCTATAGTCTGCAGCCATGAGTATATTCCCATCATCCACTGGCTTAAAGGCTCGGCGAATCAACTTGGATTCCTCTGTTCGAATCGGAATATTTTGAAGATTAGGATCTGTGCTAGACAGTCTACCCGTAGAGGCCACCGTCTGGTTGTAACTGGTATGAATGATGCCATCTTTTCGGCTTCCTTGCTCCAGCAATCCTTCCACATAGGTGCTATTCAACTTAACCCATTTACGGTAATCCAAAACCAAGGACACAATGGGATGATCATCTTTCAGCTTATCCAGTACTTCTGCATCTGTAGAGTATCCCGTCTTGGTCTTTTTAAGGGGGGTAAGCTCTAACGTTTCAAACAGGATTTTGGATAGCTGCTTGGGGCTATTTATATTAAAGCGCTCTCCCGCATTCTCGTAAATTTCCGATTCAATCGCTTCAATCGTTTTCAGTAGTTTAGTCCGCATAGTAGACAGATAGTCCAGATCTACCCTTACACCGTGTCGCTCCATATCACACAGTACAGACAAAAGAGGCAATTCCAAATCCTCATATAGGGATAAAAGGCCCTCTTCTTCTAGTGCCTTTTGAAGCAAGGGGAAGGAAAGATAATTTGCAAGTACAGCCCAATGCTCCGCATTGGAAGGCAATTTTACATCTAAATAGTTGGCAATTAGGGTTTCTTCCGTATACTCTCTAGCCTCTGCATCCAAAAGGTAAGCCATCAGGGATACGTCGTCAACCAAGGGTAATTCTAGGTCCCACATTTTGCACAGAGATAATAGGGTTTTCGCTTGCAAGGACATAATTCTTTGTCCAGAATCTACCGTTGCCCGTATAAATCCCTCGGCCTGCCCTGGCATGGGCATAAACGGAACAAATTCGCCTAGCGTTTTACCATCGAAGATCTGAATCTTCTTTATGTTGGTTTCTTTCCTGGTCTGTTCACAAACCAAGGCCAAACCCAGTTCAGCAGATTTTCGTTCTGCCATAAATTCACGCCATTCGTCTATATCTTCTATGGTTACAAGCTTATATTGTATTGTCCGGGTAGGCCTTTTTTCTTCCGCCTGGGCCACTGTTACGGTCGTCATACCCATCTTTTTAACGAGCGATGTGAATTCCAGTTCCTGAAATAAAGCTGCTGCCTTTTCCTTATCCAAACCAGTGAAGCGATAATCTGCCAAATCCTCTAGATTTTCAATATTGGTTGCAATCTGTCCCAACTCGTAGCTAAGTTCCGCCTGATCTTTGAACGTAGTAAGGTTTTCTAGTAGTTTTTTACCGGATACGTCACCTAAGTGTTCATATACCCCTTCCAAATTGCCATAGGCCTTAATTAGTTTTAAAGCGGTCTTTTCTCCAACACCGGGTACACCGGGAATATTATCTGAGTTATCGCCCATCAGGGATTTAACATCGATTAGTTGTTCCGGTTTTATTCCATATTTTTCGTCGATAAAGGCTATATCGCAACGTTCTGTCTGGCTGATGCCCCGCTTGGTATAAAGCACTTGAATGTTATCGTCCACCAATTGCAAGGCGTCTCTATCTCCGGTGACAATTAGAGCATTCTTTCCCTCGGAGGCAGCTTTCTTGGCATAGGCGCCTAAGATATCATCTGCTTCATATTCATCCATTTCTACGTAAGGAATACCCAAAGCATCCATCACTTCGCGAACCGTGGCAAATTGTTGGGCTAGCTCTGGGGCACTTTTTTTCCTTGTTCCCTTATATTCGGCGTACATTTTATGTCTGAATGTTTTTTTACCCTTATCGAAAGCCACCAAAAGATAATCTGGTTTTTCTTCATCCAACAGCCGAAGCAGCATGGTTACAAAACCGTATACCGCATTTGTGTAGCGACCTTTTTTGGTTTCTAAGAGTGGGAGTGCATGAAAGGCTCTATGTAATAACGAATTTCCATCTATCAATACAATCTTTTCCATTAAGTACCGTCCTTGTTAAATTTCTCTACTAATCATATCAAAAAAAAGAAAGCTATGCTCCTTTTTCTGAGCATAGCTGCATTCTTTCTATTGTATTATTTCCACTCGTATTTCCACCAACGACGGTGTTTCCTCTGTACCGACATCATTTTCACTCTCTTCGTCCTTCTCACCTAGCTCGGTTAAAAAGTTCTCCCAGCTAGATAGGCCTTCTGCATCCAGTTGAACGGCATATACAAGGTATTCTGGGTTTTCTTCAACTTCTACCAAAGAAAGCTCTTTTTGTTCAAAATACGTCTTAACGGCAGCCAAGCTTTCTTCCTTAATAAAATAAGTTGGCTCCATCCTGTTTTCTTCCGTAACGGCCATTTCCGGCGATGCATTTTTTAAAGTAACTTCAGTCTCTTCATCTGCTGCAGGTGCTGCAAACATCATGGGTTCTTCAGCAGGTTCTGCACCCATTCCATCGCTATCTTCTAGCACATCCCCAAACGGAACTTCTTGCTCCTGCATCGCCATTTCCAGTGGTGCTTCATCTTTTAACATTTCAGAATTACCCATTCCTATCATGTTGGGCAAATTAATGGCAATCAATCCGGCTGCAGCAATACCCATAGCCACTCGTAGTACTCTTCTTTTATGCAGGGGCAGTACGGCTAGCATTCCCTTTTCTTGTTCCTTCACGGCCTCTTTCCAGTGGTTTCTGAACCCTTCCGGTACTTCTACGTCCGGGAGGTCGCGAATGGCTTGCATCATAATTTTGTATTCTTCATATTCTTTTCTGCATTCATCACATGTATCTAAATGGTTATTGAACGCTGCTTCTTTATCTCCAAGTTTGGAATCCAGTGCATCGCTCATTTGTTCTCTGCATTCTTTGCAATCCATGACAACCTCCTTTCTTAACTATCTTTTTGACGTATGTAACCTTGCAGTTGTTCCCCCTGATTCAATAAGGCCTTCAGGTCCTTCCTAGCTCGGTAGATCCTAGATTTGACTGTCCCGACAGATATTTCTAAAATTTTTGCTATTTCTTCATAGGATAGCTCTTGGTATTCCCGCATCAGGAGTATCTCCCTGTGATCCTCCTTTAGCTTAGCAATTGTGTCTTGCATTAAAACACCTAGTTCCTTATTTTCAATTCGTTCTTCCGGGGTGGATTCTTCAGAAGGCAATTCCCTACTGATTTGTCCATCTTCTGTCTGAATATCGTCATCCAAGTGAAGCACTTTATTTCGTTTTCTTTTTCTAAGATAATCTCGACATGTATTCGAGGCCACATAGTTCATCCATGTGCTAAATGCGGCTTCCTGACGAAAACTTCCCAATTTCTTATATAGTTTTAGGATGATTTCCTGTGCAGCGTCTTCCGCATCTTCCCGATTCTTAAGAAAATAGAAACATATGGAATATATCTTTTTTTCGTAGCGAATAATTAGTTGCTCAAAGGCATCTACATCGCCATCATTGAATTTTCCTATTAGTTCCACATCGGAAACCATAACGACCTCCTCCTATCTAAAATTCTCCATTCTAGTTTACTAAGTATATATACCCTTGGCAACTAAATAAAACTTATAAATTTGTATTGACTTCCTGTAGTACATAAGGTAAAATTCCTATTGTTCACTTGAACAAGCCACTTTGCCGAAGTGGCGGAATTGGCAGACGCACTGGACTCAAAATCCAGCGAGGTTCACCCCTCGTGCGGGTTCGACTCCCGCCTTCGGCACCATATTAAAGGCTCCCGATTTTTCGGGAGCCTTTTCTTGTTTTTCACTAGATATAGATGAATTAACACTATCCAAATTGCCATATCGGCAAGACTCTTGTGAAACAGATCACTATACTTCGTCTAAGATAACAAACTAATATATAATTAAATTTTGTTAAAATTTAATGTAACCTTGAATAAATCTCCATCTATAGTCAAAGCCAATTTTCCGTTTTGCAGTTCGCTCAGGCTCCTTGCGATTGAGAGTCCGAGACCATTCCCCCCAGAATTCCGGGAGCTATCACCACGCACAAAACGCTCCATCAACTCTTCAGCAGATATGTTCAGAGGATACTTCGAAGTATTCTTAAAGATAATTACCACGTCTTTATCATATTCTTCAACAGCAATATACACGCGAGTTCCATTTTGAGCATATTTGCATACATTGTTCATTAAATTATCGAACACTCTCCATAGCTGACGTCCATCAGCCAAGACTCTAACTGGTTCTTCAGGCTTATTGACAACCAACTCAAGACCTGCGTTTGATAGTTTCTGTTCATATTCACCAACAGTCTGGACTAGCAATACACCTATTTCGCAAGGCGCTAAATGAACATCAATACTACCAGTAGAAGCCTTGGACGCTTCTACCAAATCTTCAATCAGTTTTTTCAACCGCTCAGATTGCCTTAGGAGCACCTCTGTGTATTCGTTGATTTTTTCATTTTCGATAGTCTCTTTTCCTATGAGATCTGCATAGTTAATTATGGAAGTCAGTGGTGTTTTGATGTCGTGAGAAACATTGGTAATCAACTCTGTTTTGAACCGTTCGCTTCTCATCCTCTCATCTACAGCCTGCGTCATACCATCAGCAATCTGATTCAAATTCTCGCCAGCGCGTCTGAAATCCCAGAACATCCATCTAGTGTTCACTTGATAGGAAAGGTCACCCGTCGCTAGCGCTTCACTGCCTTTCTGCAGCTTACGTAGCACTAGGGCAATATACAGAAAAAATGGCACCAGAGTAACATTGAATACCAGCCAAAGCATTGCTTGATGGCCAGTGTTACGGGACATTGCTGAGAGTAACAATATTAGACTTCCAGCACTCACAAGAATCAATGTCTTCCAGATCAGCGGAAGATTTCTAAGAAGTCTGACAATACATATCCATACTGCTTTTAGGATACGCAGTGTTAGCAGAATCAAGCGATAGAAAATCGTATTTTCCCACCACCTTCCCAACTTGATTCGTACTGCAAAGTTCATAGAGAAGAGCATCATCAAAATTAAAAGGGCCGGAACGCCAAGAGCTATAGCTATGTAGCTTTCTACTCCATACAGATTGGTATTAACAAACGCTATCACCGTAACTACAGCAACCGCATAAATCCCTAAATATAGGTCGAAGGGCATTGTCACATCCCCGTTAGCCACAATATCCTCGTATCCCGCTTTATGTCCCGCTGCGCAAAGCAGGAAAATTAATAAAGCGATAGAGGACAGGAGCGAAAGCAAACCGATAATCCAAATTCCATATCTCAGAGAATAAGCTAGTGTAAGCACCTGATTGGAAAATGAATATTTATCTGTCTGGGGAAAAGCATCATCAATGTAGATCTTAACCGTGTAACTTTCTTCAACAAACTGTTCCACCGTCGCAACTTCATCTTTATCAAATTGATGCTCAATTACAAAAGATGTTTGTCTATTCATGTTATTCGGAAAAATTTTCTTATCCTCTTTTTCGTTATCAACAAGAACTTCAAACCCAACGTTCGTTTCATTACAAAATTCATTGATATAGTCAGTATCATCTTTCAAATAAGAGTAAAGTAGGGTTCGTCCATCACTACGGCTCATTTCAGAAAAAATTTCCGTTTTGATTCTATTCTCGCTTTTCGTATAAAATTCATAATCCACCATCCAAAATGCAGCCAAAGCACTGCCCAAAATCATAGATGCTGTAATCACCAGCAAAAAAAATGCAATTATTTTTGCTGGGAGGCTATGTGTTAATTTTTTTTTCATTCCTGTTGTCCTCTCTTTCCAGGTTCCATTTTATATCCCTGCCCCCACACTACCTTCAAATATCTTGGTTCAGCAGGATTCCACTCCAATTTCTCTCTTAGATGCCGGATATGTACTGCTACAGAATTTTCATTTCCATAAGGAACGTCTTTCCATACTCGTTTGTAAATCTCTTTCGGTGAAAAAACGTGTCCTTGATTTTTCATCAACAATTTCAATATTTTATATTCCGTAGGTGTTAACGCTATCCTTTCTCCATCCCGCAACACAGTCTTGCTGTTGTCGTCAAGATCAATGCCTCCTACGCTGTAATTTTTCGGTTCTTGGGCACCACCACCCAATTGCATATACCTACGCAGTTGGGATTTCACACGAGCAGCCAATTCCACAGGACTAAAAGGTTTAGTGATATAATCATCAGCACCAACGTTCAATCCCAGAATCTTATCAGTATCCTCATTTTTTGCTGTCAGCAAGATAATAGGAACATTGCTCTTTTCTCTAATTTTCACCATGGCTGAAATGCCATCCATCTCAGGCATCATAATATCCATAAGAATTATGTGAATATCATTTTTTTCAATGACCGAAAGTGCTTCAACACCAGTAAAAGCTTCAAACAACATATAATTAGAATCTGCAAGATAAATTTTCAATGCACTAACAATGTCTCTTTCATCATCGCATATCAAGATGTTATACATAATCGTCCTCCTCTGGGAATATTGTACGTGGTTCTCACTTTAAATTTAAACTACTCAAACTCTTAAGATTTTATTAAGATGAATTATACTTTTATCTTTGAGATACCTTGAAAGTAATTCCCCTTTAGACCTATCGTACTATATTTCACATTTAAATAGAATTACTTCCCCCTAGACTCAAAATACGAGGTTCACCCCTCGTGCGGGTTTGACTCCCGCCTTCGGCACCAAAAAACTTAGGATTTTATATTCCTAAGTTTTTTTATATGAATTTTTCTAAATTCAATTTCTATTATAATGTTCTCTAATACCTAAATAATAGCCTTTCATGTTGGAGCGTGTAATAGTTGCATAGTTCCATATGGTTCTTTATGACCGTCAATCCATTGCGAGTACCATCAGTCCACATCTACCAAAATTATCATAGTCATATTACGAATTTTTACGTTTGTCGGCGTGTACTTCATTAGAATAAAGCCTAGGCAGTTGATAAAAATTAATCGTCATGGTTCTACTACTAGATGACTGAACGGTGTTTATTCTTTCAATGCAAATATAAAATAAAAGTCCCCCCATCCGTATAGGTTGGGGGGGCTTTAGATTAGCAATATGCATTCTTTCTTCCCATGGCTTAAAAGTTGTTTGCCACTATATTACTCTCTTCTGAAAATCAGGCAAGTAATCTCTTTCTAATCAAAAGAGTAATGGCTAGCAAAATACCAATCCAAATCATAGGAGTATAGAGGCTCTCACCACCTGTGTTTGGCATATCCGTTACTTCTGGCATATCCATTATATCCTCAAGCACAAAACTTTCTGGGACTAATACAGCATCAATCACATGTATCACACCGTTTGTCGCTTCAATATCTGCTGTTGTAACCTTGGATGAATTTACCATGACACCATCATCTAAATTTATTGTTAATGATTCACCTTGTAAAGTTGTTGCCATCATATCGTCCGTCAAGTCTGTACTCATGATTTTGCCAGATACAACATGATACAGTAACACATCCGCAAGATCCGGTTGAGCTAACAAGTCTGCTGCAGTAATGTCTAATGCTTCCAAGAGAGCTGCAAAAGCATCATTCGTCGGGGCAAACACTGTAAATGGCCCTTCACCCTGCAACGCACCAACTAGTTCAGCCTCCTGCAAAGCGGTGACAAGTATTGAAAAATTTTCATCCCCAGATGCAATATCAACAATATCGCCCGTAGCTGCAAGAGCAGGGGTGCTCAGCATTATGATGAATACCAATGTCAATAACATAGTAAATCTTTTTTTCATAGTAACACCTCCTAAATCAATACTATCATTCGTTTGATGTACCCCATAATTTTTAGTCCCACAAAATAAGAAAGCTCAACATCTTTTCCCTTCAGATGGCATCTATTTACCTCTACTGATATGAAGATGCTTACTATTCCAAAATAGCAACCTCCTAATCAATATAATGCTAATCTCTAGTACTATGCTTCAAGCATCGTAGAGCAACTATTATTTGAGTTTAAAAGATTTCCAAACAGATGCTTTACCCTTTTCTAGAAAAATAGCATCACCAATCAACCTTACCCGTGAAGCCCAGGCTATAAGCCCGATACATTTCAAGCCATAGGTTGTCTAGCTGACACTCCTTATTTTGTATAGATTTCATAATAGGGGGAAAAAATAAGTCGTGATATGAAACAAAAAATTCGTGCAACTGCTCTTCAGATAAGGTAATATTAAACAGTCTTATTTTTTATTTCCCCATGTTTACCAACAACAGATATAGTCATAGTGACTGTTATATACGTTTATTTGTAAACTATTTTTACACCAACACAGTTTTCTTTTATAAATATTACATAAAGTGAGGTAACCGATGAAAAAATTTGCGGGTGTTCTAATTATCGCTATGTTGCTGCTTACAGCATGTTCTGCCGAAGAACCAGTCAATTCTGAGACAGATTTCTTCGAAGAAACAGCAACAGAAAACAGCACGGTATCAGAAGAATTACAAAGCTTTGGTGATGTATACGATGGTGATTTAATAGAAACACTAGACTATTTTAATGATCACTATGAGCAGCTAGAGGATAATCAAATAAAAGATTTTTCAGAAAATATAGTTGCTGAATACACTGCCCTCTGCGAGAAACCAATAAACGGTATATTGATTGGTGATTGTCCAGAACCAGAGACAGCCTATATACCCATGTCACCAGTTCTAGACGATGGGCTCTATGATTTCTATGACTTTTCCACTAGCGAATTCAACCTCGCCTTTTTCAAAGACCAACCTTATAACTATGAATACTTTCAGAAAATAGCCGAAAGTGATCTCTTTACCATCTGTATGGGAATATATGCAGATTCTGGATTCTTACAGCCAGAAGGCTTTCGAGCAATTGTAAAGCCAGATGTTTTCGAAAAATTTCAGCTCGTAATCGCCTCACTAGAAAATGAAAACAGTGAAATACCCTATCTTCCAAATATGGAATATGATGGTGTTGATAGCGTTATCAATTCAACCGTATCCTACCCTCAAGTATTAATGCACAATTTCGAAGAAGTCCTAGAACTTAAAGACGAGGATACCTGGAAAACCTATGTTTTTCTGCCAGTACAATTTGTTGAAAACGAAATAGAAACGGCCAATCACAAAGATGTTTTTCACTATGCTGAACTTACTTCTGGTACACAAGTATCCGACAAATTTAAAGTCGAACTTTTTGAAAACGGTGCAATGGGCATGGAAAGCCTCAAATACAGATTGTTAGGCAATGGCTTTCTAAAAGGAAACCTTTTTGGCGA contains these protein-coding regions:
- a CDS encoding HAMP domain-containing histidine kinase; amino-acid sequence: MKKKLTHSLPAKIIAFFLLVITASMILGSALAAFWMVDYEFYTKSENRIKTEIFSEMSRSDGRTLLYSYLKDDTDYINEFCNETNVGFEVLVDNEKEDKKIFPNNMNRQTSFVIEHQFDKDEVATVEQFVEESYTVKIYIDDAFPQTDKYSFSNQVLTLAYSLRYGIWIIGLLSLLSSIALLIFLLCAAGHKAGYEDIVANGDVTMPFDLYLGIYAVAVVTVIAFVNTNLYGVESYIAIALGVPALLILMMLFSMNFAVRIKLGRWWENTIFYRLILLTLRILKAVWICIVRLLRNLPLIWKTLILVSAGSLILLLSAMSRNTGHQAMLWLVFNVTLVPFFLYIALVLRKLQKGSEALATGDLSYQVNTRWMFWDFRRAGENLNQIADGMTQAVDERMRSERFKTELITNVSHDIKTPLTSIINYADLIGKETIENEKINEYTEVLLRQSERLKKLIEDLVEASKASTGSIDVHLAPCEIGVLLVQTVGEYEQKLSNAGLELVVNKPEEPVRVLADGRQLWRVFDNLMNNVCKYAQNGTRVYIAVEEYDKDVVIIFKNTSKYPLNISAEELMERFVRGDSSRNSGGNGLGLSIARSLSELQNGKLALTIDGDLFKVTLNFNKI
- a CDS encoding response regulator transcription factor, coding for MYNILICDDERDIVSALKIYLADSNYMLFEAFTGVEALSVIEKNDIHIILMDIMMPEMDGISAMVKIREKSNVPIILLTAKNEDTDKILGLNVGADDYITKPFSPVELAARVKSQLRRYMQLGGGAQEPKNYSVGGIDLDDNSKTVLRDGERIALTPTEYKILKLLMKNQGHVFSPKEIYKRVWKDVPYGNENSVAVHIRHLREKLEWNPAEPRYLKVVWGQGYKMEPGKRGQQE
- a CDS encoding fasciclin domain-containing protein; translated protein: MKKRFTMLLTLVFIIMLSTPALAATGDIVDIASGDENFSILVTALQEAELVGALQGEGPFTVFAPTNDAFAALLEALDITAADLLAQPDLADVLLYHVVSGKIMSTDLTDDMMATTLQGESLTINLDDGVMVNSSKVTTADIEATNGVIHVIDAVLVPESFVLEDIMDMPEVTDMPNTGGESLYTPMIWIGILLAITLLIRKRLLA